CTGTAAAGTGGGGTCGCTGTGGACGGCCCGGGGCGGGCTGCCGGGATTGTTGTAAATATCCTTACACATGGCTTCAGTCCCCACATTTTCCGGCAAAAGGCAAACCGGGGTCCCGTTTAGGTCCAAGGGGTCGCGCCATTCGTGGTTTAAATTTGTTCCGGCCGGCGGGCAGGATAGCCCGCTGCAGCCTGCAGAAGGTTGTAAAGTGCATTTTCCGGTACAAACACTGGTCGTGCCGCTACACATTTGCTTAGCTTCGGTATTAGTATCGCAGTAATAGATTTCTTGACCGCAGAAAGCATTTCCAACAGTACACTTAGAGGAAATTTGAACCCAACCTCCATTAGTAGAACAGCCACTGCCGTAATATTCTCCACCAGAACAGGAGTCACAAGTCCAACTTGAGTAACTTTGAAATTGGCAGCCGGCAAGCACGATATTTTTAGAAAAGAGAAAAAGAAAGCCTATCAATACAAAGGCAAATATAGCTAAAACTAACCGGCGAAGAGCCATTAATTCAGATTAGCCTTTTTACTCCCCGGCCGTCAAGAGGATTTATTTATTTCTTGGAAGACAAGTTCTGAAGGCTTTGAGCGGCTTTAACAAAAGCGAGATGATCGGGCATGGGCTTGTTTCCATCCAGGACGGTTCGCTGTTCCCAGTGAACTCCTCCGTCGACTGAGGACCAAATGCCAAAACCGGTATTAAAAGAAGGATAGACGCCCATAACATAAATGTCTTTTCCCAAAGCGACACCGTCTTTAAAGAAACCTATGGCTTCCCCTTTAATCCCCGGGGTCGGGTCTTTGGTTTCGCTCAGAGATGTCCGGTACCATTGCTGAGAGCCTATTTCCCGTACTAAAACCGATCCCGGAAAGCTGCCGGCAGGATCGTTAGAGTTAAGCATCATAATTTCCGTCCTATGAGTCAGATCTTGAATCTTTTTTCCGCCATACAAATGGGCGAGATCTTCGGGCTTATTGCCGGGTAGAGGGACGTACGCGCCAAAAACGGTGACATTCACGGTTTTAGCTTCAAGTTCTTGTGCGGGCAGAGAATGAACGACAGCTGCACCGCCAATGGCCATCCCGGTAGCAACACCAGCTATGACCCCGGTCTTAGCAAGTTTGTCTCTAGTTTCTTGCCCCATAGTTTTAATAATAAATTATAAGCATACTTTGTTTTATGTGTCAAGTATTTTTAATAACCCACGCACTGGAAAGCTGACGCGGAAGTTAACAGACGCTCAACTTCCTTAGGACTTTTGTCATAAAGTTTCCCCAAGCGGGTAAAGAGTTCTTCGGCGGGCATGCGATGGCCAAGACGGTTGGCCGGGTCTTCCCGGACCCAATTTCGGTTGCTGTTAACCATGGCGGCAAAAAGATGCGGTTTATCCGGCTGGTTGAATTGCGCTGCGGCAGCGCGGAAAGCTTCGGCTCCGGCGTCATAATCAAAAGACCCGGTACTGTTAAGGCGGCAACCCTTAAATTTTGGGGTTTTGATCTCCGGGGTAAAAGCGTGGCTCGCCTCCAACTCGGCAAAGCGGGCGGTAGATTCTTCCATTCCCTGCCAAGGTTGGCCTTTCCATTCCAGTTCGATCAGTTCGTGAGTCCATTCATGGATAATCTGACCGGGGCTGCCCAGTTCTACCCGTCCGAAATATTTAAAGCCCCACCCCCCATCATTAATGCGGACAATATTAATATTCGGCAAAGTGCTTTCCAGGTATTGTGGCTCAACTCCCAAGCGCAAAAAAGTAAAAACTCCCACATAAGCGTCGGCCCGGACATAGCCCTTTTCTTCTTCAGTCCAGGGAATAATCTTTGCTCCTCCGAGGCTCGGAGCATTTTCAAAGGGCAGCTTGGCGACAATTTCCCGGGCAATCTGGTCAAAGCGGTCAAACTCTTCCATGCCGACAGCCGCCTGAGCTGTGGCCCGAATGTTTTTCTCCGGCTGGCTCTCGGGAAGCGGTGGTAATTCTACCGGAGATATTTCTGCAGCCGGAGGCAGATTTGGCTGGTCATGGGAGAGAAAACGGCTAAGGAAATTGATGGCCGGTCTGGCCATAAAAGCTGTTCCCGCAGTAATAATAAGGGCTGACAAGCCCAGTTCTACTTTGCGTTTAGTGGCTTTTCCCAAGCCAAATTCCGCTGGCGACGCATCATTCATAGCTGGTTCTTTCCATCTTACACCCTTTTTCCCGCTTTGACAGGGGTTTAAGAAACATAGTACATTAATAGTGTATGCCCGATACTGCCCAGGTACCGGTAGATGGTGCCGCTTCCCAGAACCGCTCGATTGAGGATGTCCTTTTTGAGAACAAACTGATTACGCCCGACCAGTTAAATCTGGTCAAGCTGGAATCGGTTAATTCCGGCAAACCCATCGAACAGATTCTGAAAGACCATGGCTTTGCCTCCAGCCAGGACATTATTAAAGCCCGTTCGGAAGTTCTGGGGATTCCCTACGCTGATCTTTCCGCCAAGGCAATTTTGCCGGAAGTTTTAGGTTTGGTGCCGGAAACTGTGGCCCGGCGCTATCAGGCGGTGCCGTTCCAGCTGGACCAGTCCGGGGAAACGCTGTCAGTGGCCATGGCCGACCCGCTGGATATTAACGCCATTTCCTTTCTGGAGAAAAAAACCGGTAAGAAAATCCGGCCGTTCCTGTCCGCTCCGGAAATTATCAAATCCCTGGTCGACGAACGCTATAACCAGAACTTAACGACGGAAGTGTCGGCGGCTTTGGAGGAAGCCCCGACGGTGGGTGAATCTGCCGGAGCGGATCTTAGCAAAGTGGAAGGAATTATCCGGGACGCGCCGGTAGCCAAAATCGCTTCTTCCCTTTTGGATTTTGCCATCAAGTCCCGGGCTTCGGATATCCATATTGAACCTCTGGAGACTCACACCCGGGTGCGTTACCGCATTGACGGTATTCTTTACGAGAAGCTGGTTCTGCCTTCCCGGATCCACGACGCTCTGGTTTCCCGCATAAAAATTATGTCGGAGCTCAAAATTGACGAAAAAAGGGTGCCTCAAGATGGCCGGTTTAATTATAAAAGCGGCGGCAACGAAGTCGATGTCCGGGTGTCAACGCTGCCGACAGCTTTCGGCGAGAAAGTGGTCATGCGGCTATTGCGCAAAAGCGGCGGTGTTCCCACCTTGCAGGATTTAGGATTGCGCGGCCTGGCGCTTAAAAATCTGGAAACGGCCATTTTGCGTCCTCACGGGATTATTATTGTCTGCGGGCCGACCGGTTCCGGGAAAACCACGACTTTATACTCCGTTTTGTCGAAAATTAATTCCACTAAAGTAAATATCGTTACTTTGGAAGATCCGGTTGAATACCAAATTGGCGGGGTCAACCAGGTGCAGATTAACCCGGCCGCGGGACTGACTTTTGCCACCGGGCTGCGGTCGTTTTTACGCCAGGATCCTAATGTTATTCTTGTCGGTGAAATCCGGGACGGCGAAACGACCGATCTGGCCATTCAGGCTGCCCTGACGGGTCATCTGGTCTTCTCGACTTTGCACACCAGCAATGCTTCCGGAGCTATTCCCCGCCTTTTGGATCTGGGCGGCGAGGCGTTTCTTCTGGCTTCATCCATGAACGCCATGGTCGGTCAAAGAATTTTGCGTAAAATCTGTCCCAAGTGCAAAGAGCCTTATGAACCGCCGGAAATTATGGCCAACGACATCCGCACGGTTTTAGGCAAATACCTCACTCCCGATAAACTGGTTAACGGCAAACTGATGCTTTATAAAGGCAAGGGTTGTTCGGAATGCGGCGACTCCGGGTTTTTGGGCCGGGTGGGAATTTTTGAAGTCTTACCGGTGACGGATAAAATTGCCAAACTGGTCTTGACCCGGGCGGACGCGGGAGAAATTGAAAGACAGGCTGTGGAAGAAGGCATGATGCCGATGAAAGTTGATGGGTACCTTAAGGCCGTTGAGGGAGTAACGACAATTGAAGAAGTGCTGCGCGTAGCGCAAGACTAAAATGACAATACAATCACTTTTACAAACTACAATTGACCGGAACGCTTCGGATTTACATTTAATTTCGGGTTATCCGTCTACAATCCGGATTGACGGCAATCTCCTCCCTTTGCAACCGGAACCGCTTTCTGACACTGATATCGCCCAAATGCTTTCCGTCTTTTTAACTCCTGACCAAAAAAAGATTTTTGAACAGAACCACGAACTGGATTTTGGCTACACTTTCGGTAAAGGCAGGTTCCGGATTAATACCTACTACCAGAAAGGAGCGCCGGCAGTCGCTTTCCGGTTAATCCCGCTAAGCGTTCGTAAAATCGACGAACTGAACTTGCACCCGGCCTGCCACGATCTGGCGGCGTTAAAACAGGGTTTTGTCCTGGTGACCGGGCCGACAGGCCACGGTAAGTCCACAACCATTGCTGCCATCATTGAGGAAATTAACGAAAATTTTGGCGGCCACATTCTGACCGTTGAAGACCCGATCGAGTATATTTTCTCTCCGGCCAAGGCAATTGTTTCTCAGAGAGAAGTCGGCGGTGACACCCATTCCTGGAATAATGCCTTGCGGGCAGCTCTTCGCGAAGACCCGAATGTGGTGTTTATCGGGGAAATGCGGGATTTCGAAACAATTGAGGCGGCTTTGACGATCGCCGAGACCGGGCATCTGGTTTTTGCTACGCTGCACACCAACTCTGCCGCCCAGTCTATCGACCGGGTGGTGTCCGTTTTTCCGGAAGCCCAACAGGCGCAGGTGCGGCTTCAGCTTTCCAATACGCTGGAAGCAATTATTTCTCAGCGGCTGGTGCCGATGGTAAGTTCCGGCCGGGTTCCGGCGATGGAAGTGCTTCTGGGTTCTTCGGCGGTCCGGTCGGTGATCCGGGAAGGCAAAACCCATCTGCTGGATAACATTATCCAGACTTCTATGGACGCCGGAATGTGTACTATGGATATGTCCCTGGCCCGCCTGGCCGCCGCCGGCAAAATTTCCTACGAGACAGCCCTGGCCTATGCCAATTCTCCTGAAGACCTGAACGGAATTATCAAGAGTAAATCAGTAACGGGTTTGTAAAGCCTACTATGAAACAGTTCACCTATCGCATTCGCAAGCCTGACGGGGTGATTGCTACCGGGGTAATTGAAAGCGTTTCTCCGCAGACAGCAGCCCGGACTCTTCAGGAGCGTAAATACCTGGTCTTAAACATCGCCGAAAAACGCAGCTGGGATATAAATAGTATTCTGGGCAGTTTTGGCCAAAAAGCCTCTTCCCGGGAAATCGCCCAGTTTACCCGGCTGCTGGCAACAATGCTTTCGACCGGATTACCGCTGACCGACGCTCTTTCCAATCTGGTAAGCCAGGCAAAAAACGGCTATTTTCGGGAAGTACTGCAGACAATCATGCATGATGTCCAGGGGGGCGTGGCTCTTTCCGAAGCCATGAACCGTCACCCCAAGGTCTTTAATG
The Patescibacteria group bacterium genome window above contains:
- a CDS encoding type IV pilus twitching motility protein PilT, which codes for MTIQSLLQTTIDRNASDLHLISGYPSTIRIDGNLLPLQPEPLSDTDIAQMLSVFLTPDQKKIFEQNHELDFGYTFGKGRFRINTYYQKGAPAVAFRLIPLSVRKIDELNLHPACHDLAALKQGFVLVTGPTGHGKSTTIAAIIEEINENFGGHILTVEDPIEYIFSPAKAIVSQREVGGDTHSWNNALRAALREDPNVVFIGEMRDFETIEAALTIAETGHLVFATLHTNSAAQSIDRVVSVFPEAQQAQVRLQLSNTLEAIISQRLVPMVSSGRVPAMEVLLGSSAVRSVIREGKTHLLDNIIQTSMDAGMCTMDMSLARLAAAGKISYETALAYANSPEDLNGIIKSKSVTGL
- the tadA gene encoding Flp pilus assembly complex ATPase component TadA, whose amino-acid sequence is MPDTAQVPVDGAASQNRSIEDVLFENKLITPDQLNLVKLESVNSGKPIEQILKDHGFASSQDIIKARSEVLGIPYADLSAKAILPEVLGLVPETVARRYQAVPFQLDQSGETLSVAMADPLDINAISFLEKKTGKKIRPFLSAPEIIKSLVDERYNQNLTTEVSAALEEAPTVGESAGADLSKVEGIIRDAPVAKIASSLLDFAIKSRASDIHIEPLETHTRVRYRIDGILYEKLVLPSRIHDALVSRIKIMSELKIDEKRVPQDGRFNYKSGGNEVDVRVSTLPTAFGEKVVMRLLRKSGGVPTLQDLGLRGLALKNLETAILRPHGIIIVCGPTGSGKTTTLYSVLSKINSTKVNIVTLEDPVEYQIGGVNQVQINPAAGLTFATGLRSFLRQDPNVILVGEIRDGETTDLAIQAALTGHLVFSTLHTSNASGAIPRLLDLGGEAFLLASSMNAMVGQRILRKICPKCKEPYEPPEIMANDIRTVLGKYLTPDKLVNGKLMLYKGKGCSECGDSGFLGRVGIFEVLPVTDKIAKLVLTRADAGEIERQAVEEGMMPMKVDGYLKAVEGVTTIEEVLRVAQD